In the genome of Mucilaginibacter sp. 14171R-50, the window ATGGTGATGCCTTCTAAAAAGTCGAAGTAACCGTCAGGCCGTTTGTCGTTCTGCTGGTCCAGGTTATCAACACCGGTTATCTGCAGCCAGCGTTTGCCCTTGGTGTTCTGCCCTTCGTCCATGATGGTTTTTTCGATACCCGATTTATCATCCAAACGCGAAATGTTCAACTTAAAATCGGTGGGACTTATCTGGTATGCGCCTAACGAGTAGATGTTTTTCATCATCAGGTCCCATGTTGGCAAATTGGTTTTCAGTAGCTCGTTCTTCAACAGCTTGGTATATAAAACGGTTGGTGTGTTGGGGTCAACGGCCCTGTCGCTGCTAAATTCGCCAACCTGGTACTGTACGCCGTTAACCGAGTACTGGTAAGCCACGGCCAGCACCTCATCGTTGTTTAAAGGATAATTAAGTGAAATATAGCCCAGCTGCGGATGCAGTGTAAACTCTTTATCGGTGAGTTTACGGGCGTAGGTTAACTTGGCATAATTATCGGTAGCTCCGGTAGCCCTGAAATAATTTGCAGCGTCGTTAGAGTTTGTATTGCGCGCCCCCGCGGGCAGGTTATTCAACAACGAGTTTGATTGCTGCGTAAAGCCCGGGCCTTTAAAACCGGCGGGCAACGCGCTAAAGCCGGGGCCTCCCTGTACCAGGGCGGTATTGTATGGCCTGTTCTCGCCAAGATCGATGAAAGCCAATATATCGCGCGAATCGGTTGTTACGTTAGTTCGGTTGGTTGTCCAAACCTCAATTTTAGTAATGTTAATATTTGAGCTGATAATAGGGATATTGGCCAGCGCCCTGTTATAATTATTGCGGAAATATTGAGACAGAAAGAAGTGCTTGTTGCTTTCGTAATCGGCAGCAGTGATGTTTATATTTTGCTGCTGCGCCCCGTTATTGATTGTTAAATTTTTTGATTGCGAGCGCTGTTGTGAAAAAATACTGGTAACGTCAAGCTTGCCAAACTTAAGCTTGGTTTTTACGCCGAACAACGCCTGGCTACCCGAAATCAAGGTGGTGTTCAAAGGCATACTTACGGTACCTGCCTCAATTTTCTGGATGATCTCATCAGGGTGCCCAGTATAGTCGAGCTTTATCTGGTTCTCAAACTGGAACTGCGCTTCTGTGTTGTAGTTGGTAGTTATCTTTAGCTTGTCGCCTATCTCTCCGGTAACGTTCAGTTGTATACGCTGGTCGAAGTTAAAGTTGAACTGGTTGCGCTGGCGGGTATTAAAAAGCGGGTTCTCATTTTTGTTTACCTGCCCGGCCAATATCACTTCGGCCGATCCCTGCGGGCGGATGTTGATATTAGAGCTGCCGAATATCTGCTCAAATGTTTTACTGCGCACCTTCATCTGCGGGATAAAGCCCGGCTGCTGCGATTCATAAGCATAGTTATCCGCCAGTTGTTTAAAATACTCGCGTTTAACACCCCGTTGCTGTAACAACAGGTATTCGGCAAAAGTTAGGTATTGCGGGGCGCGGTAAAGCAGGCTGCCTACACGCTCGTATAAAATGTATTTATTGGTAGCGGCATCGTATTCGATAGTACGAACCAAACCCGGAGGGTCGGCAAAAAATATCCCGTTGCGCTGCCTTTTGCTCTGCGGTTCGTTAAAACTGATGGGGCCAGGCTTTATCCCGGTATCAATTTTAGCGGCAACTGGTGCTGCTTGCTGTTGCCCCTGCTGCACCGGTGGGCGCTGACCAATTTGCTGTGGTTGGTTAGGCTGTTGCTGCGAATTAGGCACTTGCTGCCCCGGCCGCGGGCTGGTTGGTTGCTGACCTGTTGTTTGCTGGCCCGGAGGCCTTTGAACAGGCGTTTGCTGTGCAAACAATTTCCCCACCCCGCCTAAAGCAGATACCATGAGTATAACTACAAAAAGCTTGGTAGTAAAAATTCTAATCAAGTGTATAAATTATTGCAAAGTAATTATAAGCTTTTTAGCGCAGATTTAATCAATTGTTCAACAGTTAAAACACTGCTGCTTTTACTTATTTCCTGCTCTAATACTTTTTCTGCAACGTTACGAACAAATCCAAGCATTACAAGGGCAGAAAGGGCTTCATCTTTTGCCGTTTTTAACCCTGGCATAACCGTTAAAGTGTCAGGTCCTTCTTTTTTAAGCTTGTCCTGCAGTTCTAAAATTACCCGCTGGGCCGATTTTGGGCCAATGCCCTTTATACGCTGTATAGCCGCTACATTACCCTGCACAATAGCCGCTTGTATTTCGGCCGGGGTTATGGAAGAGAGCATCATGCGGCCGGTATTAGGCCCGATGCCCGATATGGATATCAGGTGCATAAACAGCCTGCGTTCGCCTTCGGTGGCAAAGCCATACAATGTATGCGCATCTTCTTTTACATGTAGCCATATAAACAACTTGCAGCGCTCCTCGGCAGGCAATTGCGAGTAGGTATTTAATGAGATATTAATGTGATAGCCAACCCCTCCGGCATCAATCACCACATGCGCGGCGCCTTTAAACACCAGTTTACCATCAATGTAATCGTACATACTTATTTGGTTTTACCGGTTTTTGACGGCTTTCTGTTACTTTCGGCGCATTTTACCTGGGCGTCAATTACAGCTATGGTAACCATATTAACAATTTCGCGTACCGAACTACCCAGTTGCAGTACGTGCACGGGTTTTTTCATACCCAGCAGTATCGGGCCAACAGCCTCGGCACCGCCAATTTCCTGTAACAACTTGTAGGCTATGTTACCCGATGCCAATCCCGGGAATATTAATGTGTTGGCAGGTTTACCACTTAAAGTAGAGAAGGGAAAGTTATCAGCCAACAGCGAAGAGTTCAGCGCAAAGTTTGCCTGCATTTCCCCGTCAACAATCATTTCGGGGTACTTTTCGTGAAGTATGCGCACGGTTTCCCGTGTTTTTTCAGGGATCTCGCCCTCATTTGAGCCAAAGTTTGAGTAAGATAATATACCTATGCGGGGTTTTATATTGAACTGTGCAACCGATCGTTCCATCAACACGGTAATATCTACCAGTTCCTGCGCGGTAGGGTTAATATTTACGGTTGTATCGCCAAAAAAAACAGGGCCTTTCTCGGTTATCATCAGGTACATACCTGCAACACGGTTTACGCCCGCTTCGGTACCTATTATCTGTAAGGCCGGTTTAATTGTTGTAGCGTAATCCTTTGTCAAGCCCGATATCAGGGCGTCAGCCTCACCAAAATGAACCATACACGCACCGTAATAGTTACGGTCTATCATCATTTTTTTGGCTTCGAACAGGGTAACCCCCTTACGCTGGCGCTTATTAAACAGGAACTGCGCAAACTCAAGCGAGCGTTCGGTTTTTATTTTAGGATCGATGATCTGCACATCGCCCAGGTCAAGCTCATTCTCGCGCATTATTTCGCGTATCTTATCGGCGTTGCCTAACAGTATCGGTGTTGCAATACCCTCGTCTTTAACTATCTGCGCTGCTCGCAATATTTTGTAGGTATCTGCTTCGGCAAACACAACGCGTTTGGGGTTTTGCTTGGCTTTGTTGGTTACATCGCGCAGTATTTTATTGTTATTGCCTAATCGGGATAATAACTCCTCGTTATAAGCATCCCAGTCGGTAATGGTTTTACGCGCCACGCCCGACTCGATGGCTGCTTTAGCAACTGCCGCAGAAACTTCGGTAATTAAGCGCTGGTCCATTGGTTTGGGGATGATGTAATCGCGGCCAAACTTAAGGTTGGTGATGCCGTAAGCCAGGTTAACGGCTTCGGGTACTGGCTTTTTAGCCATTTCGGCTATGGCCTTTACCGCCGCTATCTTCATTTCTTCGTTTATGGCCGTAGCCCTTACATCCAGCGCGCCGCGAAAAATGTACGGGAAGCCCAATACGTTGTTCACCTGGTTAGGAAAATCCGACCGGCCGGTTGCCATAATGATATCCTTGCGGGCGGCATGGCCCAGGTCATATGAAATTTCGGGCTCGGGGTTAGCCATTGCAAACACAATAGGGTTTTTAGCCATACTAACCAGCATAGCCGGTGTAACCACATTACCTGCCGACAAGCCTACAAACACATCTGCGTTCTTCATAGCATCGGCCAGGGTAGTAATATCTTTGCGCTGCGTGGCAAACTGCATGCGCATCTCGTCGAGGTCGGTGCGATCGGGGGTGAGCAGGCCGTTGATATCAAACATCACCAGGTTCTCTTTTTTAACCCCCAGCGACAAGTACATTTTCGTGCAGGATACGGCAGCCGCGCCGGCGCCGTTCACTACCATTTTTATTTTATCGAGCCTTTTACCCTGAATCTCGCAGGCGTTCATTAATGCCGCGCCTGATATAATGGCCGTACCGTGCTGATCATCGTGCATTACGGGTATCTTCATTTCGGCCTTTAGCCTGCGTTCTATCTCAAAGCAGGTTGGTGCCGATATATCTTCAAGGTTTATACCCCCAAAAGTTGGCTCAAGCGCCTTTACGATATTTACAAATTCATCAACTGTTTTGGCGTTTATCTCCAGGTCAAATACATCGATATCAGCATATATCTTAAATAATAAACCCTTCCCTTCCATCACGGGCTTACTGGCTTCGGGGCCAATATTACCCAGGCCAAGTACAGCAGTACCATTACTTATAACGGCCACCAGGTTACCTTTGGCGGTGTATTTATACACGTCTTCAACATTATCGGCAATACGCAGGCAGGGCTCGGCAACCCCCGGCGAATAGGCTAAAGTAAGGTCGCGCTGAGAATTGGTAGGTTTCGTTGGTACTACCTGTATTTTTCCAGGGCGGCCTTTTGCGTGATAATTAAGGGCTTCCTGTTTACGATTGGGTTTATTCATGGTCTCAAAATTCAAGCGCTCAAAATTACAATTACTTTTCGAGATGTGCAGACGTACGAATTTCAGATGTGCAGATTTTTATGAATACCGGGTTCCCTGAAACATGCATGGCGTTATCTGCTCTTTGTGCGCCCTTGAACCTGCACTCCTAAATTACCCTTGTCCTATGTTAACCGTTAAACCAGGCATTAGCGGCAAAGTTGTATTAGAGCCTAACGACTTGTTCCACCGCATCAGGTCTTCAACCTTTACGCCATACTGGCTGGCAATGCCCGAAAGTGTTTCGCCTCTTTTTGTAGTATGGGTAGTTGGTGTAACCAATTTACCGGCAACCATTACCTGTTGAACAGGCATAGCCGGTTTTACCGGCTCGGGCGGCGGGGCAATGGCTATATACTGTATCGGCCTGAGTACCGGGATGGGTGCACTGATATCTGCGATGGCTTTTCGTAAAATAGCGGCGCGGTCGTTTTCAATTTTGGGGATAACAATTTTGCGCGGTACAGCGGCGGTGCCATTAACAAGCTGCTGGCGATACGAGGGGTTTAGCGTACAAATATCTTTTAAAGGCATGCCTAAGGCCTGCGCCACCCGGTTAAGTGAAACAAACTTATTTACCATAACGGTATCGGTAACAATAGCGAGGTTGCCGGTTTGAGGTACTATGTAATGATACTTGTGATACTTCATTACATAGTTTATGGCGATAAACGCGGGCACATATCCGCGTGTTTCGGCAGGCAGCAGTTCGCGTATCGACCAAAAATCGTGCGTGCCGGTTTGTTCAAGCGCATGTAATACATTGCTTTTGCCACAATTGTATGATGCAATGGCCAGCAGCCAGTCGCCAAATTGCTGATAGGCATCTTTAAGATAGGCGGCGGCAGCGTTGCTGGCTTG includes:
- the ruvA gene encoding Holliday junction branch migration protein RuvA; the encoded protein is MYDYIDGKLVFKGAAHVVIDAGGVGYHINISLNTYSQLPAEERCKLFIWLHVKEDAHTLYGFATEGERRLFMHLISISGIGPNTGRMMLSSITPAEIQAAIVQGNVAAIQRIKGIGPKSAQRVILELQDKLKKEGPDTLTVMPGLKTAKDEALSALVMLGFVRNVAEKVLEQEISKSSSVLTVEQLIKSALKSL
- a CDS encoding NADP-dependent malic enzyme; this translates as MNKPNRKQEALNYHAKGRPGKIQVVPTKPTNSQRDLTLAYSPGVAEPCLRIADNVEDVYKYTAKGNLVAVISNGTAVLGLGNIGPEASKPVMEGKGLLFKIYADIDVFDLEINAKTVDEFVNIVKALEPTFGGINLEDISAPTCFEIERRLKAEMKIPVMHDDQHGTAIISGAALMNACEIQGKRLDKIKMVVNGAGAAAVSCTKMYLSLGVKKENLVMFDINGLLTPDRTDLDEMRMQFATQRKDITTLADAMKNADVFVGLSAGNVVTPAMLVSMAKNPIVFAMANPEPEISYDLGHAARKDIIMATGRSDFPNQVNNVLGFPYIFRGALDVRATAINEEMKIAAVKAIAEMAKKPVPEAVNLAYGITNLKFGRDYIIPKPMDQRLITEVSAAVAKAAIESGVARKTITDWDAYNEELLSRLGNNNKILRDVTNKAKQNPKRVVFAEADTYKILRAAQIVKDEGIATPILLGNADKIREIMRENELDLGDVQIIDPKIKTERSLEFAQFLFNKRQRKGVTLFEAKKMMIDRNYYGACMVHFGEADALISGLTKDYATTIKPALQIIGTEAGVNRVAGMYLMITEKGPVFFGDTTVNINPTAQELVDITVLMERSVAQFNIKPRIGILSYSNFGSNEGEIPEKTRETVRILHEKYPEMIVDGEMQANFALNSSLLADNFPFSTLSGKPANTLIFPGLASGNIAYKLLQEIGGAEAVGPILLGMKKPVHVLQLGSSVREIVNMVTIAVIDAQVKCAESNRKPSKTGKTK
- a CDS encoding lytic transglycosylase domain-containing protein, with amino-acid sequence MKRLFTFIICVLSLQIVKADNVEPAPCMAEIVQQDTNVLLPAVQTPVSVYQNNIFKRRLDSVQQEVPLDYNGYVQAYIDNYTRRKDEMGRMMGLSRYYFPIYEKAFKEAGIPDEIKYLSIVESALNPNAISRVGAAGPWQFMSETAKIYGLSMTDYVDERRDPVQASNAAAAYLKDAYQQFGDWLLAIASYNCGKSNVLHALEQTGTHDFWSIRELLPAETRGYVPAFIAINYVMKYHKYHYIVPQTGNLAIVTDTVMVNKFVSLNRVAQALGMPLKDICTLNPSYRQQLVNGTAAVPRKIVIPKIENDRAAILRKAIADISAPIPVLRPIQYIAIAPPPEPVKPAMPVQQVMVAGKLVTPTTHTTKRGETLSGIASQYGVKVEDLMRWNKSLGSNTTLPLMPGLTVNIGQG